The Carassius gibelio isolate Cgi1373 ecotype wild population from Czech Republic chromosome B9, carGib1.2-hapl.c, whole genome shotgun sequence genome includes a region encoding these proteins:
- the LOC127964326 gene encoding telomere-associated protein RIF1 isoform X2 has protein sequence MMAAVPLSSASLLPLLECLEDEAAGLSEKTDAYITIANRLNGEEGRQFLPVAVKHFARLSKVLLVHISSENEELCQAALQALGFCVFHSHIVSVIPANISEDILSTLCNVVVKSKEKFTCTRALWVISKQNFPPEVASKKTPEILKSLEAMQTREVQSILIEHESLNVIIRLLEQAPSQMTAGAVCWAKLVIPLVVHSANKVRLRAAAALELGLPLLLEKQQEVAAIVEPMMSSMLIPEMQKLFTSKNEMNMLKLWPLFVRLLGKLLHKGGAFINSLLYLEELGFRNSSPNIKKIAFIAWKSLIDNFALNPDILCSSKRLKLLMQPLSSIQVRTEALLFTKLEVWWYLVVKLGANLSANFEQVGVPLLHNTLPSDSPLLSPTTPARTSNPSTGTPNTPKSGIPSCSTPSTTPRMNLNSSVQAAQSYRSIQLLGLEMLLHWLEGPEVTVTAARENLQLSLEPLTHPLFTSPSSFSRHASTLISAVKEGFITVGEHAPEALLSLIWSNLICSVSTAIEAGNKKERQGSEVLTMLLQALQSIVSSDALPAERALLLLEATVKGIPQKVLGSAAYQVANMDVLNGTPALFLILLFSKSSQLSSFLEDERFFSCLETLVSCGFCGPTSPLAFGEAVLGAISGSVEAVKNKKQLWRMWSTVVNHLTDTITQTNEVNQGDALEHNFSAIYSALMFPVIHLLTGSPLPQTSQKAMICTWSRLYKAFARCSALVATAEENICCEELCAKISACLDTDALKNLPMLDAVANILLILSESIDFSPYTPQFQQKMKFPRTPLRWVRKKSKALGNLSTFHNLLIQTLDAFLSMDLSKASVESTSGIGLMLVSNLSTLFTNITLPTFIQEVLSILTKPLAHLFQQFSSHEPSKLSATLGPKLEKLATDLLGCLQTQSTLHDDEMLAMLSPLLCVLFPHKSKQIRSVVMQFWNATFGNALTLTYSEPLRSVLSQAKQKTPLILPGFEAVDASEDCSGQYTGESSQLDPQISGVKMTSVGKRDSLLARAEEHKGRGSANAAKPVSVKLDFGSPKPLKRKAIEEEASVDFVFIPPETKERVLTEHQKEIKRTKRVDIPALYNNLDASLDTTAFTQFTQSQEESMGNLTKDEMDQPEEEADIQLKEVATTEEPTTDVKLTQEGTGSVVETPEKTSQNKDQNNEKNQSPSSDISVDVSGHEKSGLEGTSPNVSGSSDMISGTPTKPNRRRQSFITLEKYVDGKSQSPASVAFTGLHIRKSSRLSSSKALEASPKDSQLQNTKVNSRKRSSTDPSAQNEEVTEKMLTGGQRGEGTDEEEDVVPDTQTQLSGDTSGDEKSPVSKASVEEQDSPEKDSQSLADSQASQEPRRSGRRRSKPVRPGEDPEEMKNQCQEQVADSMVTNTQNPILSPTISTLTGRRRSKVIEDGKVEDQLNNKGIKQELSKSNSQISSAGSSQALPQVPMFMLGNKEPSEILSSSDSSPVTRSDSQSKERLSALSESGSLSPGRPTRKTRVHLEESIDKEADENSQNDPHNAASTLKKKSSHTPVSDSEADSQQTAQTRRTRRSESQLLELAGSQTKDDLSPTDSQTPKIMKGRVMRRRTAEEKRDHSTRDATSTVNPEELSASQDSSEGLGRYRTRRSKGLLPPTDNQESENSDSQQDGPRPKKRPRKPLSTEVLPGATEHIVTEMVPDKEGVDVSMEMSEDEADIETSLNILVIETKELEQKYKEVPAPDDVPHEQITSEKDVKIKIRSELKTDTDEEVISEKPEDEELNSCSQIGLEDLNKKNNMPHKCPHTRGRGRGRRRSRSCNCFSNNRDVFSQDSDFQKSQDLKSEQVPLLTDAPNSQSEQSSSTSVAKKSESSEIAEVSDADVQPFSALPSQLPSEVFPSESPIAKLGVIVSQLSEAEGTHESSKPTGESNKDHLELPEAETKQLENSGCTGSQNHKEEGLENASVSQEPLQSSTPQDTSPSQGRPVEDAPICQEQLESSHVQQEDEVHPAMKESEDLAVSEPSGEKFMLPGESNGKELLDKDVALVEKDEDAQIDKQDLPVDPQEETSVPPESSTSGACLGSPPKPKPLDALSGALEPGQSPSKNRSCGWTPSASPSTSILKKGQKRTCEEDTPSPLHKSRRVSFATPIYHQELADDIDRRSPVIHTSSPRSKVLSGQSKYITTPTKGYTSLSPRNLRSPGSKSSKKCLISEMSQEPRPIAKDCVYPALVGCSAPIEAVLPQISSNMWSRGFGQLVRARNIKTVGDLSALTPSEIKSLPVRSPKLSNVRKALKTYHEQQRKGHFDDLKSFEEMEKMTSEPEEMELPQNQEDEQTPGEAQDDRPSEVEADSEPVAEKNKSCDLLSDVEALSGRLTSGELGHCSPDQLGLMHEHLSGMMRSIVTHMKSRLQSNLDDGLQ, from the exons ATGATGGCAGCAGTGCCTCTGTCTAGTGCCAGCCTCCTTCCTCTTCTGGAGTGTCTGGAAGATGAAGCAGCCGGGCTGTCAGAGAAGACAGATGCCTACATCACCATCGCAAA CCGCCTGAATGGAGAGGAAGGGCGTCAGTTTCTGCCTGTAGCTGTAAAACATTTTGCACGTCTTAGTAAAGTCCTTTTG gttcATATCTCCAGTGAGAACGAGGAGCTGTGTCAAGCCGCATTACAAGCTTTGGGATTCTGTGTTTTCCACTCACACATTGTTTCAGTCATACCAG CAAATATTTCAGAAGATATACTGTCAACGCTCTGTAATGTTGTGGTAAAATCAAAAGAGAAGTTTACGTGCACTCGAGCGTTATGGGTGATTTCAAAACAGAATTTCCCACCAGAAGTGGCATCCAAAAAG ACCCCAGAGATTCTGAAGAGTCTGGAGGCCATGCAGACCAGAGAGGTTCAGTCGATTCTCATTGAACATGAATCACTCAATGTCATCATAAG GTTGCTGGAGCAGGCCCCGTCTCAGATGACTGCTGGAGCCGTGTGTTGGGCCAAGCTGGTTATTCCTCTGGTGGTTCACTCGGCCAATAAAGTGCGCTTGCGTGCCGCAGCAGCCCTGGAGCTGGGCTTGCCTCTTCTTCTGGAGAAGCAACAAGAGGTGGCAGCCATTGTAGAGCCGATGATGTCTTCT ATGCTTATCCCTGAAATGCAGAAGCTGTTTACATCTAAAAATGAGATGAATATGCTGAAGCTCTGGCCCTTGTTTGTGAGACTTCTGGGGAAG TTGCTCCACAAAGGCGGTGCTTTCATTAATTCCTTGCTGTATTTAGAGGAGTTGGGTTTCCGCAACTCTTCTCCTAATATTAAGAAGATTGCCTTCATAGCTTGGAAGAGCCTCATTGATAATTTCGCCCTTAATCCag ATATCCTGTGCAGCAGCAAGCGTCTAAAGCTCCTCATGCAGCCCCTCAGTTCCATCCAAGTCAGGACTGAAGCCCTTCTGTTCACCAAGCTGGAGGTGTGGTGGTACCTTGTAGTCAAGCTCGGAGCCAACTTGTCCGCTAACTTTGAGCAG GTTGGTGTACCGCTACTGCACAACACACTTCCTTCTGATTCTCCTCTGCTGAGCCCGACTACACCTGCTCGAACCTCTAACCCAAGCACTGGCACCCCTAACACCCCTAAATCAG GCATTCCCTCCTGCAGCACACCAAGCACTACTCCTCGCATGAATCTAAACAGCAGTGTGCAGGCGGCTCAGTCCTACCGCTCCATTCAGCTCCTCGGTCTAGAGATGCTCCTGCACTGGCTTGAGGGTCCGGAGGTTACAGTCACAGCAGCTAGAGAAAATCTTCAGCTCAGTCTGG AGCCCCTGACGCACCCGCTCTTTACCAGCCCTTCCTCCTTCAGTAGACATGCCTCCACCCTCATATCAGCCGTCAAAGAAGGCTTCATTACTGTGGGAGAACATGCTCCAG AAGCACTGCTTAGTCTCATTTGGAGCAACCTGATCTGCTCTGTCAGCACAGCTATAGAAGCCG GTAATAAGAAGGAAAGACAGGGGTCAGAGGTTCTCACAATGCTTCTACAGGCTTTGCAGTCCATCGTGTCCTCTGATGCTCTGCCTGCTGAACGTGCCCTG CTTTTGCTGGAAGCCACTGTTAAGGGAATACCACAGAAGGTGCTCGGTTCCGCAGCTTATCAAGTGGCAAACATGGATGTGTTAAAT GGTACGCCTGCACTTTTCCTGATACTGCTGTTCTCCAAGAGTAGCCAGCTCTCATCCTTTCTTGAAGATGAGAG GTTTTTTTCATGCCTGGAAACCCTTGTGAGCTGTGGGTTTTGTGGACCTACATCGCCCCTGGCATTTGGAGAGGCTGTTTTAGGAGCGATTAGTGGGAGTGTGGAGGCTGTGAAGAACAAGAAACAGCTTTGGAGGATGTGGAGCACGGTGGTAAACCATCTGACGGACACCATCACTCAG ACCAATGAAGTGAATCAAGGAGATGCTCTGGAGCATAACTTCAGTGCCATTTACAGTGCCTTGATGTTCCCAGTTATTCACCTGCTGACTGGTTCACCCCTGCCCCAA ACCTCTCAGAAGGCCATGATCTGTACGTGGTCCAGGCTTTACAAGGCGTTTGCTCGCTGCTCAGCTTTGGTAGCCACAGCAGAGGAGAACATATGCTGTGAAGAGCTGTGTGCCAAGATCTCTGCCTGTCTCGACACCGACGCTCTGAAA aatCTGCCGATGTTGGATGCAGTGGCAAATATCTTGCTGATCCTCTCAGAGAGCATAGACTTCTCACCTTACACCCCACAGTTCCAGCAGAAGATGAAAT TTCCCCGTACACCTTTGAGATGGGTACGCAAGAAGAGCAAAGCTCTGGGGAATCTCTCGACCTTCCACAATCTCCTGATACAGACTCTAGATGCTTTCCTGTCTATGGACCTCTCCAAAGCATCTGTGGAGTCCACCAGTGGAATTGGCTTGATGCTGGTTTCTAACTTGTCAACCCTTTTCACTAATATCACTCTACCCACGTTCATTCAAGAGGTGCTGTCCATCCTCACCAAACCCCTCGCGCACCTTTTTCAACAGTTCTCCAG TCATGAACCATCAAAGCTCAGTGCGACACTAGGACCCAAG TTGGAGAAACTGGCCACAGACCTGCTTGGCTGCCTTCAGACACAATCAACTCTGCATGATGATGAGATGCTTGCTATGTTGTCGCCCTTGCTTTGTGTGCTTTTTCCGCACAAGAGCAAGCAAATTCGTTCTGTGGTCATGCAGTTCTGGAATGCCACCTTTGGAAATGCACTCACCTTGACTTACTCTGAGCCTCTCAG GTCTGTTTTAAGTCAGGCTAAGCAAAAGACTCCCCTGATTTTACCTGGTTTTGAAGCTGTTGATGCATCAGAAGATTGCAGCGGACAGTATACG GGTGAGAGTTCTCAGCTGGACCCACAGATCAGCGGGGTCAAGATGACCTCTGTGGGAAAGAGGGACTCTCTTCTGGCGAGGGCAGAAGAGCATAAAGGAAGAGGCTCTGCAAATGCAGCAAAGCCGGTGTCT GTAAAGCTGGATTTTGGATCACCCAAGCCCTTGAAGCGAAAAGCTATTGAGGAGGAGGCATCAgtggattttgtttttattccccCAGAGACAAAGGAGAGAGTACTAACTGAGCACCAAAAAGAGATTAAAAGAACTAAACG GGTTGACATTCCTGCACTGTATAATAATCTGGATGCCTCCCTGGACACTACAGCCTTTACACAGTTTACTCAGAGTCAGGAAGAGTCCAT GGGCAATTTGACAAAAGATGAAATGGATCAACCAGAGGAAGAGGCTGACATACAGCTAAAG GAGGTTGCCACAACTGAGGAACCAACCACAGATGTTAAACTAACCCAAGAAGGCACCGGGTCAGTTGTAGAAACACCAGAGAAAACTTCACAAAATAAAGATCAAAATAATGAGAAGAATCAATCACCATCCAGTGACATCTCAGTTGATGTGAGTGGGCATGAGAAAAGTGGACTTGAGGGGACCAgccctaatgtttcaggttcatcTGATATGATATCAGGAACACCAACTAAACCCAATAGGAGGCGTCAGTCTTTCATAACCTTAGAGAAATATGTTGATGGGAAATCACAAAGTCCTGCAAGTGTTGCATTTACTGGTCTGCACATTCGCAAATCGAGTAGACTGAGTTCTTCAAAGGCATTGGAGGCTTCTCCAAAAGACTCGCAACTTCAGAATACAAAAGTGAACTCTCGAAAGAGGAGCAGCACTGACCCATCTGCTCAAAATGAGGAAGTAACAGAGAAGATGTTAACAGGAGGTCAACGAGGTGAAGGTACAGatgaagaagaggatgtggtCCCAGATACCCAGACCCAGTTATCTGGTGACACGTCAGGTGATGAGAAAAGTCCTGTGTCCAAAGCCAGTGTAGAGGAACAAGATTCCCCTGAAAAAGATTCACAGAGTCTTGCTGATTCTCAAGCTAGTCAAGAACCAAGAAGGTCAGGCAGACGGCGAAGTAAACCTGTACGCCCAGGGGAAGATCCAGAGGAGATGAAAAACCAATGTCAAGAACAAGTTGCAGATTCGATGGTGACAAATACACAGAATCCCATACTGTCTCCAACAATTAGCACTTTGACTGGAAGAAGGAGAAGTAAGGTTATTGAGGATGGTAAAGTTGAAGACCAGTTGAACAATAAAGGAATAAAACAAGAGCTTAGCAAAAGTAATTCACAGATTTCCTCTGCAGGATCTTCACAGGCACTTCCACAGGTTCCAATGTTTATGCTTGGTAATAAAGAGCCAAGTGAGATTCTGTCCTCTTCTGATAGTTCTCCTGTAACTCGGTCGGATAGCCAAAGCAAAGAGAGATTGTCTGCTCTCAGTGAGTCTGGAAGTCTGTCACCAGGTAGACCTACGAGGAAGACTAGAGTGCACCTTGAGGAATCAATAGACAAGGAGGCAGATGAAAACTCGCAAAACGATCCTCATAATGCTGCGTCCACTTTGAAAAAGAAATCTTCACATACACCCGTTTCCGATTCTGAGGCTGATAGCCAGCAAACTGCCCAAACGCGAAGAACAAGGAGATCTGAATCTCAATTACTGGAGTTGGCTGGTTCGCAGACCAAAGACGACTTAAGTCCGACAGACTCTCAAACACCGAAAATTATGAAGGGTAGAGTGATGCGAAGGAGAACTGCAGAAGAAAAGAGAGACCATAGTACTAGAGATGCCACATCAACCGTAAATCCTGAGGAGTTAAGTGCAAGCCAAGATTCCTCAGAAGGTCTTGGTAGATACAGAACTCGACGCTCTAAAGGTTTGTTGCCTCCTACCGACAACCAAGAGTCTGAAAACTCTGATAGCCAACAAGATGGACCAAGGCCTAAAAAGAGACCACGGAAACCATTATCCACAGAGGTGCTGCCAGGTGCCACAGAGCACATAGTTACCGAGATGGTGCCAGATAAGGAGGGTGTTGATGTTTCAATGGAGATGTCAGAGGATGAGGCAGATATTGAAActagtttaaatattttagtcattGAGACCAAAGAACTTGAGCAAAAGTACAAAGAGGTCCCTGCCCCTGATGATGTACCCCATGAACAGATTACCTCGGAAAAAGATGTCAAAATTAAGATCAGATCTGAACTGAAGACTGATACAGATGAGGAGGTCATTAGTGAGAAACCGGAAGATGAAGAATTGAATTCATGTTCACAGATTGGATTGGAAGATTTAAACAAGAAGAATAACATGCCGCATAAATGCCCACATACCAGGGGAAGGGGCCGTGGGCGTAGACGATCTAGAAGTTGCAACTGCTTTTCAAACAACCGTGATGTGTTCTCACAGGACAGTGACTTCCAAAAATCACAGGATCTGAAAAGTGAACAGGTTCCACTTTTAACTGATGCCCCGAACTCTCAATCTGAGCAGTCAAGCTCTACATCTGTAGCAAAGAAAAGTGAGAGCTCAGAAATTGCAGAAGTCTCAGATGCTGATGTTCAGCCATTTTCAGCCTTGCCCTCGCAACTCCCATCTGAGGTATTCCCTTCTGAAAGTCCCATTGCAAAGCTTGGTGTAATTGTTTCTCAGCTCTCTGAAGCAGAAGGAACACATGAATCATCCAAACCAACAGGTGAATCAAACAAGGACCATCTAGAGCTCCCAGAGGCAGAAACAAAGCAGTTGGAGAATTCTGGGTGCACAGGTAGTCAAAATCACAAAGAAGAGGGATTGGAAAATGCTTCAGTAAGTCAAGAACCTCTGCAGAGTTCGACACCTCAAGACACATCTCCAAGTCAAGGTCGCCCAGTGGAAGATGCACCTATATGCCAAGAACAGCTAGAGTCTTCCCATGTCCAGCAGGAGGATGAAGTTCACCCAGCAATGAAGGAAAGTGAAGACCTTGCTGTTTCCGAGCCCAGTGGAGAAAAGTTTATGCTGCCAGGAGAGTCAAATGGCAAAGAACTGCTTGACAAGGATGTTGCTCTTGTTGAGAAGGATGAAGATGCTCAGATAGACAAACAGGATCTTCCTGTGGACCCACAGGAGGAGACGTCTGTACCCCCTGAAAGTAGTACCTCTGGAGCCTGCTTAGGTTCACCACCCAAGCCTAAACCTTTGGACGCTCTTAGTGGTGCACTGGAGCCTGGCCAGAGTCCGAGCAAAAACCGATCTTGTGGCTGGACTCCATCTGCATCTCCATCCACCAGTATTCTGAAGAAGGGGCAGAAGAGAACATGTGAAGAGGATACACCCTCCCCTCTTCATAAG TCTCGTCGAGTGTCTTTTGCAACTCCAATTTATCATCAAGAACTGGCTGATGATATTGATCGACGTAGTCCAGTTATTCACACAAGCTCACCTAGGTCAAAAGTCTTGAGTGGACAATCGAAG TATATCACTACACCCACAAAAGGATATACAAGTCTAAGTCCACGTAACCTCCGTAGCCCTGGATCCAAAAGCTCTAAAAAATGCCTG ATTTCAGAAATGAGCCAGGAGCCACGTCCTATTGCTAAAGATTGTGTTTATCCAGCACTTGTGGGCTGCTCTGCCCCTATAGAGGCTGTTTTACCACAGATATCCTCCAACATGTG gTCTCGTGGCTTTGGTCAGCTTGTTAGAGCAAGAAACATCAAAACGGTTGGAGACCTGAGTGCCCTTACCCCAAGTGAAATTAAGTCTCTTCCTGTTCGCTCGCCTAAGCTTTCCAATGTGAGGAAAGCACTTAAAACCTATCATGAACAGCAG AGAAAAGGGCATTTTGATGACCTAAAGAGTTTTGAGGAAATGGAGAAAATGACGTCTGAGCCTGAAGAGATGGAGCTTCCTCAAAACCAAGAGGACGAGCAAACACCAGGAGAGGCTCAAG ATGACAGACCATCAGAAGTGGAAGCAGATTCAGAACCAGTGGCTGAGAAGAACAAATCTTGTGATTTGCTCTCAGATGTTGAAGCCCTTAGTGGACGCCTAACTTCAGGGGAGCTTGGTCACTGCTCACCTGACCAGCTGGGCCTGATGCACGAACATCTGAGCGGAATGATGAGAAGCATTGTGACCCACATGAAGTCCCGCTTGCAGAGTAATCTTGATGATGGCTTGCAATGA